Below is a window of Hydrogenimonas sp. SS33 DNA.
CGATGAAATCGGCGGGCAGGTGGAGGGTGAGGCGCACATGGGTCGGGTTTTTTGGGTTGATGTGGATATCGGTCACTTTGCCGATCTCCACCCCCATATATTTGACGGCGCCGTCTTTTGGCAGGCCGGAGACCGATTCGAACATATAGGTATAGTAGTCTCTGTATTTGACTTTTTTGCCGTGGAATTCGCCCAGCCACAGTGTAAAAAGAACGGCACCTGCAGCAAGTACGATGACGAAAAGTCCGACGATAAAGTAACTGGGGTTCCTCTCCATCAACGCTCCTCTTTCCCGACATTTTCGTTACTACATATCGGCATTTTTTCCATCTTCATCGCTTCTATCCTCGCTTTCGCCCGTTTTCCTCCGAAAAATTCGTGGATGAAGGGGTGGTCGCTCTTCAGCACCTCCTCCAGGGTCCCCTCGGCCACCGCCTTTCCGTCACCCAGCACCGCCATGCGGTCGATGACGCCGAAAATGGTATCGATGTCGTGGGTGACCATGACGATAGTGAGGCCCAACAGGTCCCTCAGCTGCGTAATGAGGTCGTCGAAGGCTTCCGCACTCACCGGATCGAGCCCCGAAGTGGGTTCATCCAGGAAGAGGAGTCTGGGGTCCATCGCCAGCGCCCGGGCCAGGGCCGCCCGTTTGACCATACCGCCGCTCAGTTCCGCGGGGTAGAGCCTCCCCACATCGGGAGAGAGTCCCACCATCTCCAGCTTGGCAAAGACGATTCGCCGGATGGTCTTCTCCGACAGGCGGGTATATTCCCGCATCTGGATGGCGATATTGTCCGCCACGCTGAGGGAGGTGTAGAGGGCGCCGAACTGAAAGAGGACACCCCAGGCGCTCCGCAGTTTCTGGGCCTGCCTTTGGGAGATATGCAGCAGGTCGTGCCCCAGCACCCTGACACTCCCGCCCGAAGGGCGCAGGAGCATGATCATCTCCCGAAGCAGGGTGGTTTTGCCCGACCCGCTGCCGCCCAGCAGGCCGTAGATCTCCCCTTCGTAGACGGTCAGGTCGACCCCGTCGTGGACCGTTTTCCTGCCGAAACGGGTATGGATGCCGCGCATCTCGATGACCGGCTCTCTCATATGCCCAGCTCCGTGAAGATGACCGAAAAGAGGGCGTCGATGGCGACGACCAGAAAGATGGCGTTGACGACGCTCATGGTGGTGTAGCGGCCGATGCTTTCGGTGTTGCCCGCCACTTCGAAGCCTCGGAAGCAGCCGATGGCGGCAATGATGAAGGCGAAGAAAGGGGCCTTGACGAGCCCTACGATGTAGTGGCGCACATCCACGGCGCTCTGGAGCCGCTCCGTGAACTGGGCCGGGTTGATCCCCAGCTGCGTCTTGGCGATGATCATGCCGGCGTAGATGCCGATGATGTCGGCGAAAAAGATGAGCAGGGGCAGGGCGACGATCAGGGCGAAAATGCGGGGCAGGACGATGAAACGGAAAATTTCGAACCCCATCGTCTTCATGGCGTCGATCTCTTCGGTAATCTTCATCACCCCGATCTGGGCCGTGTAGGAGGAGCCGGTACGGCCCGCGACGATGATGGAGGTAATCAGAGGCGCCAGTTCCCTGGGAATGGAGATGCCGATCATGTCGACGATGAAGATGTTGGCCCCGTACTTTTCGAGCTGCACGCCGCTTTGGTAGGCGACGACGATTCCCACCAGAAAAGAGCTGAGGGCGACGATGGGGAGGGCGGTGACCCCCGCCTTGTAGATGTTGGCCGAGGTCTCCTTGATGCGGATGGCGGCGGGATGCAGCAGGCTTCGGAAAAAGGCGAGGGTGACGGCGCCGAGAAAATTGAGAAAGAGCAGGGAGTCGTTGACGATGGAGAGGGCTGCCTCTCCAATCTTTTCGACGAAAGCGGCGAAGGGATGCCAGAAACCGGTCCGTTTTTCGGGCAGCGGAACTTCGTAACGCCGTACCAGCCTGTACATGCGGCAAAACTCCCGGGAGGCGTGGCGGTATCTGGGGCGCAGCGGCGCCCTCTCCTCCCTGATGGAGAGAAAGAGGATCATCCCCGCCGTGTCGACACTTTCGATGCCGGAGAGGTCGAAAAGGAGTGTTTTCCACCGTTTCAGCGTCGGAGCCAGGCGGTGCCACTCCGCCTCGATGCGGTCGAGCCGGTCGACCTGCCATCTCCCCCGGGCATGGACGATCAGGGTATCGTCACGGGAATCGACATGAAAGAAGGTTCCGTTTTTCATAAGGAGATTGTATCGCAGTTGGCCGATTTTACGCAAAGTATGGGCAAACCACTTTTTTCTCCATGACCTGATTCAATCTGATTTTAATCAAGGAGCCGATAAAATAGCCCATCATTCAAGGGTGCCTAGTTAAGAACTGACGTTACGCAAAAGACGTAACGTCCTCTCGAAATCTACGATTTTGTAGCTTTAGGGGGGTGCAGGGGACGGCCGGTCCCCGCCAAAGCTTGGGCTTTGCTCAAGCTTTGCGTAACGTATAAGAGGTGCCCTCAGGAGCGGTCCATTGCGTGTCGACAAATACCTAAGCAGCGTCAACCTGGTGAAGCGGCGTACCATCGCCCAGGACATGGTCAAAAGCGGAGTCGTTTTCATCAACGAAACGGCGGCGAAACCGAGCAAAGAGGTGAAAGTGGGAGACATTATAGAAATCCGCTATCTGAAGGGACCGAAGAGGTACGAGGTCCTGAAGATCCCGACGACCAAGACCATTCCCAAAAGTGCGAAAGACGAGTATGTCAAGGAGCTTGCATGACCTATGAAGAGGCAAAAACCGCTTTCGAGCGGCTCTTTTCGGGGCTGATGGATGAGGAGGAAGCCAGAGCGCTGCTCATTCAGATGCACGAGCGGGGCGAAACGACCGACGAGATCGCCGCGGCCGCGGAGACGATGCGGCGCTACAGCATCAAACTCCCCGTCCCCGATGACCTGCGCCCCAAACTGATCGACAACTGCGGTACCGGCGGGGACAAAAGCGGCAGCTTCAACATCTCCACCACCGTTTCCATCCTGCTGGCGGGTGCGGGCTGCTATGTGGCCAAACACGGCAACCGCTCCATTACCAGCAAATCGGGAAGCGCCGACATGCTGGAGAAACTGGGGGTACGGCTCGACCTGACGCCGGAAAAACAGGTCGAGATGCTGCAGGAGTGCGGTTTCACCTTCATCTTCGCCATTCACCATCACCCCGCCATGCGTTTCGTGATGCCGATACGAAAATCGATTCCCCATCGCACCATCTTCAACATACTGGGCCCCCTGACCAATCCTGCCGGCGTCGAAAAGCAGTTCATCGGCGTCTTCGACCCCCACTTCGTCTCCCGCATCGCCAAGGCGCTGAAGCGTCTGGGAAGCCGGCGGGCCATGGTGGTCAGCAGCCGGGACGGGCTGGACGAGATCTCCCTGGGAGCCCCCACCGACGCGGCGCTGCTGGAAGAGGGGAATCTGGAGCTGCGGACCATCGACCCCCTCGACCTGGGAATCGAACGGGCACCCCTGAAGGCGGTTGCCGGAGGGGATGCCGAAACCAACGCCAGGATCACCCGGGAGATTCTCTCCGGGAGCGTGACCGGGCCGAAACGGGATATCGTACTCGTCAATGCCGCCGGGGCCCTGGTGGTGGACGGCAGGGCGAAGTCGCTGGAAGAGGGACTGGCCATCGCCGCCGAGACCATCGACTCGGGCCGGGCACTCTCGGCGCTGGAAAAGATTGTCGAGGTCTCCAACCGCCTATGAGAAAGTGTTTCGAATCGGACCTGGAGCATCTGGAGGAGACGGCGGCCAAAATCGCCCCGCTGCTGCCCGAAAACGGCGTCGTCTTTCTGCGGGGCGACCTGGCGGCGGGAAAGACGACGCTGGTGAAAGCCCTGGCGAAGGCGAAAGGGTGTGCCGATGAGGTCACCTCTCCCACCTTCTCTATCCAGCAGATCTACGACGGCGGGGTCGCCCACTACGATCTCTACCAGTGCCCCAACGAGAAGTTCGTCGAAATGGGGCTGCTTGAGAGCCTGGAAGCGCCGGGGTGGCACCTGATCGAGTGGGGTGACGAAGCGCTGGAGAATTTTCTGAAAGCCCACGGCTTCGAGACGGCGGTCGTGACCATCGTCCCGACTTTCTCCGGACGGCGATACGAGGTGACGACCGATGCATGAACTCAAAGCCGAAAAACTGGTCAAGACGATCCGCCGCCATCCCATCGTCAAGGGGGTTTCCCTCTCCCTGAAGACCAAGGAAGTGGTGGGGCTGCTGGGGCCCAACGGCGCCGGAAAGACCACCACCTTCTATATGATCTGCGGCCTCATTCCCGTCACCGAAGGGCAGGTGACGATCGACGGGACCGATATTACCAAAGAACCCCTGCACCTGCGGGCGAAACGGGGCATCGGCTACCTGCCCCAGGAGTCGAGCATCTTCAAGGAGCTGACGGTCGAGGAGAACCTCCTCATCGCCGCCGAAGCGGCGAAGCTCGACAAGGAGAGCGCCGCCAAGCGTATCGAAAATCTGCTGGAGCTCTTCAACATCGAACCGATACGCAACCGCAAGGGGATCCGCCTCAGCGGGGGAGAACGGCGCCGGACGGAGATCGCCCGGGCGCTGGTGAGCAAACCCAAATTTCTTCTGCTGGACGAACCCTTCGCCGGGGTCGACCCGATCGCCGTCATCGACATCCAGAATGTCATCAGGCAGCTGCTTGACCTGGAGATCGGCGTACTGATCACCGACCACAACGTACGGGAGACCCTGGGCATCTGCCACCGCGCCTACGTGATGCACCACGGCGAACTGATGGCGGAGGGGAGCACCGAAGAGATCGCCAGGCACCCCGACGTCATCAAACACTACCTGGGAGAGCATTTCACTCTATGAGACTCCGCCAGACGCAGAGGTCCGGGCTCAAGACGAAGCTCTCCAGTACCCTGCGAAGCTGGCTTCCCATCCTGCAGGCAGGCCTCGACGAGCTCGAAGAGCAGCTTCGGGCCTACGAAGCCGAGAACCCCTATATGCAGGTGCGTTCCGGTTTCGAGAGCGCCGTCTCCCCCCATTCTCCCCCTCCCAAAACGCAGCCGACCCGATTCGACGGGGAGAGGTCGAGCCGCAGCGATACCATCGAAGCCCTGACGCTCCATGAAAAGTCGCTCTACGAAGTGCTGGGCGAGCAGGTCAATGCGCCGCTCTTTCCCACCCCGCGCAGCGAAGCGGCCGCCTATGCCATCATCGAACGGCTCGACCACGAGGGCTATTTCGACGGGGAGATTGCCGAAGTGGCTGAGAGTGCCGGCATGAGCCCCGAAGAGGCGGAACGCATCCGGCAGCGTTTCGCCTATCTGGAACCGGCGGGGGTCGGCGCCAGGGACCCTGCGGAGGCGATGCGTTTCCAGCTTCGCCAGAGCGGCCTGGAAGAGCCGCTCTACTCCTTCGTCGAAACCCTTCTCGATCACTTCGACTCCCTCGCGACCTTCAGGAAAGAGCCGCTCTACGAAGAGGCCATGGCCGCGATACGCCGCTTCCGGGTTCCCCCCGCCATCGATTTTCTGGAAGAGTTCCCCGCCGCGGTGCCCGACCTGGTCATCACCCGCCACAGGGAAGGGATCGAAGTTTACATCAACGACGACTACTATCCCGATATCGAGATCGAAACCCCCGACATCGACCACCGTTACGTCAAAAAGAAGATCAAGGAGGCGCGGGACCTGATCGATGCGCTGAATATGCGCAAAGCGACCCTCTACAAGATCGGGCTGATGATCGTGGAGTTCCAGTACGACTTCTTCCAGGGCGGCGACATCCGCCCCATGACACTCAAGGACATCGCCGACGAATTCGACCACAACCCCTCCACGATCTCCCGTGCCATCGCCAACAAATACCTGATGTGCGACCGGGGGATTTTCCCCATGAAAGCCTTCTTCACCCAGGGGCTCGACGAGGAGGTGAGCAACGCCTCCATCAAGGAGTTCATCGCCGACGCCATCGCGCAGGAGGATAGGGAAAAGCCTCTGAGCGACCAGAAACTGCTGGAGATGGTGGAGGCGAAATTCGGCGTCAAGATGGTGCGCCGCACCATCACCAAATACCGCAAACAGATGCGGATCGGCGGTTCCAGTGAGCGCAAACGTTTCTACAGGCTTGCGTGAGCGGCTGGAGGCGGAAGCCGCGAAACGCAACGACCTTGACGAACTCTCTTCGGGTCGCCCCGACCCTCTGATGGTGGCCCGGAAACTCGGTGACGACCGCGCCGTTTTGCTCTGTGCGCTTTTCGGCTACGGCAATGCGGGAAATATCGTCGCCTTTCTGGAGAGCCTCGATTTCTCTTTGCTGGAGCGGGGGGAAGGAGAGATCGCCCGAAGATTGCAAAACAGCTACTACCGTTTTCAAAATCGCGACGACGTGATACAGGCTTTCGTGACCCTCTCCAGAGTGGAGCGGGGGGAGCTCAAAAGCCTCTTTCTGGAGGGGTACCACAGGGAGGGGCAGGTGATCGACGGGGTCTTCGGAATTCTCCATGCCCTCTACGGGCGCAATGGCTACCGAAGCCGTGGCTACCGCTTCCTTTTCGGAACGCTTCCCGAAGATGGAAGGCCCAAGAGCCCCTACAAACGGTGGATGATGTTCCTTCGATGGATGGTTCGCAAAGATGCCCTGGACCTGGGAAGGTGGCCGGAGGTTTCCAGGAAGGACCTGGTCATTCCCCTTGATACCCATACCTTCCATGTGGGCCTCAAAACGGGGCTGCTTAGGCGCAAAACCTACGACTGGAAGGCGGCCCTGGAGCTGACGGAACACCTCAGGGGTTTCGATCCCGAAGATCCGGTCCGCTACGATTTCGCCCTCTACCGGATGGGGCAGGAGGGGGTTCTCGGCCGTTAGTCGTTGGTCGTTGGTCGTTGGTCGTTGGAACAGGGCTTCGCCCCTCTTTGTTTTCAGTTTTCAGTTTTTAGTTTTAGGGCATTGGGCATTGACGAGTGTTGAGAATGATTCTCGGTTTAAAATTTTGTAGAGTTGACAAAAATCCTTGACAAGCAATTTAAAATCAGCTTTGCTGATACTACCCACTACCCACTACCCACTACCCACTACCCACTACCCACTACCCACTACTATATTTCAATCCCGACGACAAAAAAAAGAGCACGTTAAAGCCCGATTAAACGTCCTTGTGTTAAAATCGCAAAACTCTATGCAAAAGGACGTTGGACATGGAAGGTCGCATCTTCACCTTTTTGGGGCTGATTTCTGAAAATCACTCCTTTCTTTTCGCTGCCCACTACATTCTCGCCGCTATTCTGGCCCTGGTGGTCGCCCGCATGGCGACCAAGCAGATGAAACTGGTTCCCACCGGTGCCCAGAATGTGATGGAAGCCTATCTGGAAGGAATCGTCGCTATGGGACGCGACGTCATCGGCGAAAGCAATGCCCGCAAATACCTCCCCCTCGTCGCCACCATCGGCCTCATCGTCTTCTTCTCCAACCTGATGGAAATCATCCCTGGTTTCGAGCCGCCGTCGGGCAACATCAACATGACGCTGACTCTGGCGCTCATCGTCTTTCTCTACTACAACTTCGAGGGTATCCGCAAAAACGGATTCATCCACTATTTCGCCCACTTCGCCGGACCCGTCAAATGGCTTTCGCCCCTGATGTTCCCCATCGAGATCGTCTCCCACATCAGCCGCATCATCTCCCTCTCTTTCCGACTCTTTGGTAACATCAAAGGGGATGACCTCTTCGTCATGGTACTGCTGCTGCTCGTGCCCTGGATCGTTCCCGTTCCCGGCTTTATGCTGATGGGCTTCTCCGCCATTCTGCAGACCTTCATTTTCATGATTCTGACCTATGTCTACCTGGCGGGAGCGGTGATGCTCGAAGAGGAATCTCTCTGATACCGGGCCATCGTTGAGACGCACCGTCGCCGAAACCCTCATAAGCTTTCTTCTCGGTGCCGCCTGGGCTCTGGCTCTGGGCGGTGCCGCTCTCTTTTTCTGGTCCTTTCTTCCTTTCGGATTTGTCGTCGCTTTCATGGCCGCCTTCATAGGCTCCCTTGCCGGCCTGCTCTTCGTGGTGCTGCTGGAGGTGGCGGCGCTGCAGTTCGAGCGGCAGCGGGAGATACGGCACCAGACCCGCCTGCTCAAGAAGATTCTCCAGGCGGTCGAGTCGGAGACGCCGACTACTCCGAGCGCATTGCGAGAGAGCGTAGACGATGCTTCGCTACGCGATCACTGACCCCGCCTACTACACCGACGACCCCACCCTTTTTGCCGACCGCGTGGCGCGGATGCTCCTGAGCCACCGTCCCGACATGGTCTGTTTCCGCGACAAACGGACCGGCCGCTACGAAACGGTGGCCGAAGCCTTTCTTTCCCTGAAAGAGCGGTTTCCGAAGACCCTCTTCCTTCTTCATGGCGACCCCGCTCTGGCGGTCAGCCTGAGAGCCGACGGCGTCCACCTTCCCTCCGACGGGGCCGGGCGCATCGAAGAGGCGAAGCGGGCCGGCCTCTTCTGTATCGTCAGCACCCACTCCCTCGAAGAGGCGGCGGCGTGCGAAGCCCTCGGTGCCGATGCCGTCACCTTCAGCCCCGTCTTTGCCTCTCCGGGCAAGGGGGAGCCCCAGGGTTTAGAGAAGTTGAAAGAAATTAAAGATAAAATATCTCTCAAAACCATTGCGTTGGGCGGTATCGTCACGCGCGAGCAGATCGAAGCGGTCGAAGAGGCCGGCGCCGACGGTTTCGCGTCGATCCGCTATTTTGTCCCATAAGGAACTTTTTTATATGAGCGCATTCGAAGTCATCATCGGGCTGGAGGTTCATGTCCAGCTCAACACGAAAACGAAAATTTTCTGCAACTGTGCCACCAGTTTCGCCGACAGGCAGAACAGCCATACCTGCCCCGTATGCCTGGGGCTGCCCGGTGCGCTGCCGGTGCTGAACAAAGAGGCGGTCAGAAAGGCGATGATGTTCGGCAACGCCATCGAGGCGACCGTCCACCGCAAGTCGGTCTTCAACCGCAAAAACTACTTCTACCCCGACCTTCCCAAGGGGTACCAGATCAGCCAGTTCGAGATTCCCATCGTCGAACACGGCCATCTGATGATCGACTTCGACGACGGTAGCCAGAAACGCGTCGGAATCACCCGGGCCCACCTTGAGGAGGATGCGGGCAAGAACATCCACGGGGGGGACCACTCGCTGGTGGACCTGAACCGGGCGGGCACGCCCCTGCTGGAGATCGTCAGCGAGCCGGACATGCGAAGCGCCGACGAAGCGGTGCGCTACCTCAAGAAGCTCCATGCCATTGTCCGCTATCTGGGCATCAGCGACGCCAACATGCAGGAGGGCTCCTTCCGCTGCGACGTCAACGTCTCCATCCGCCCCAAAGGGGACGAGAAGCTCTACACCCGGGTCGAGATCAAAAACATGAACAGCTTCCGCTTCATCCACCAGGCTATCGACTATGAGGTAGAGCGCCAGATCGAGGCGTGGGAGGACGGCGTCTACGACGAAGAGGTGTGGCAGGAGACCCGCCTTTTCGACCCCGACAAGGGGGAGACCCGCTCCATGCGGGGTAAGGAGGACAGCGCCGACTACCGCTACTTCCCCGAACCCGACCTGCTTCCCGTCATCCTCGACGACGCGATGATCGAAGAGGCGAAGAAGATCCCCGAAATGCCCGACGAAAAGCGGCGCCGCTACGTCGAGGAGTACGGCCTGCGCCCCTACGACGCGGCGGTCATCACCGCCGAAGTGGAGACGGCCGCCTATTTCGAAGCGATGGTGGCGGAAGGCGCCGACCCGAAAGAGGCGGCCAAATGGCTCACCGTCGAACTCCCCGCGCGCCTGAAGGGCGGCATGGGGGTCGACGAAGCGCCGGTGCGTCCAGCCCAGCTCGCCAAGCTGATCGGACGCATCGCCGACGGCACCATCAGCGGCAAGGCGGGCAAAGAGGTGCTCGACTACCTCTTCGAACATGAAGGGGCCGACGTTGACAGCGCCATCGAAATGCTGGGCCTCAAACAGGTCAGCGACGACGGCACCATCCTGGCCCTCATCGACAACGTGCTCGCCGCCAATGCGGACAAAGTGGAAGAGTACAGAAACGGCAAGGAGAAGCTCTTCGGCTTCTTCGTCGGGCAGGTGATGAAAGCCTCCAAAGGCACCGCCAATCCCGGCAAGGTGAACCAACTCCTCAAAGAGCGTCTCAACTCTTGAAAGAGCTCTTCGTCAAATATCTCGTCGCGTTTTCCTACTACCTGGAGAGCGCCCCCCGTTACAAACGGGTCAAGCGCTTTTTCAACAACCTCCTCAATAACGACGACTACCCCTACAAAAAATATTTCGACCTCTTCATGGTCTTCATCATCCTCTCTTCGGTCATCATTCTCGTGGAGGATGTCCACCACCATGTGGCGAAGTTCCTGGAGTGGTACGACCTCTATGTCGTCACCGTCATCTTCATCGTCGAATACCTGCTGCGCCTCTGGGTCTACGGCGACATCCACAAGATCGTCATCGCACGCTACGAAGAGGCGGAGTTTTTCGAAAAGGAGTTCTCCCTCAAGAACCTTTTCAGCGAAATCTTCGCCCTCAAGTGGGAGTATGTCACCTCCATCCCCGCCATCATCGACCTGATCGCCATCCTTCCCAGCTACCGGGAACTGCGGGTACTGCGGGTTTTCGTCCTCTTTCGCGCCTTCAAAATGCTGCGCTACTCCAAGAGCCTGCTGCAGTTTTTCGACATCCTCAAAAACAAGAAGATCGAACTCTACGCCCTCTTCCTGCTGCTATCGTTCTTTACCCTGATCGCGTCGCTGATGATCTACGTCTTCGAAGGGGCGGGGCAGAATCCCAACCTGCACAACCTCTTCGACGCGGTCTACTGGGCGGTGGTGACGGTAACGACGGTCGGGTACGGAGATATTTCGCCGGTGACGGACGAGGGGCGCATCGTCGCCATCTTCGTCATCCTGACGGGCGTGGGGGCGATGACCTTCCTCACCTCCATCATCGTCTCCGCCTTTGGGGAGAAGCTTCCCGAAATCAAGCGGACGCGGGTGCTCAACCAGGTCGCCAAAACCAAAGATCTCAACCTGGTCTGCGGTTATGGAAAAATCGGCCAGATCGTCTCCGACAAGCTTCGCGCCCAGGGGGAGAAGGTGCTTGTCATCGAGACCGACGAAAAGAAGGTGGAAAAAGCGGAGCTGGACGGCTTCAGGGTTCTGCAGGCCGATGCCACCAAAAGCGACACGCTCCTGAAGCTGAAGTTCTGTGACAACGTCAAGGCGGTCATCGCGGTCACCCATAATGATATTATCAACGTCTTCATCACGATCAACGCCCGAAGCCTCTGCAAGCGCGTGGAGATCATCGCCCGCTGCAGCGAAAAGAGTGTAGCGACGAAACTGAAACTGGCGGGGGCGAACCATCTCATCATGCCCGAAGAGATCGCGGGCCTGCTTGGCGCCGTCTACATCGGCCAGCCCGTCGCCTTCGACGCCCTGCAGGCGATTCTGACGAGAAAGAAGTCGGCGCGGATCGATGAAATAGAAATCAAGAAAGGCTCCATGCTCGACGGCAAGCGGGTGGGGGACTACGACTTCACGGCCTCCAGGCTGGTGCTTCTGGCGGTTCTGAAGCCCATCAAGGCGGGAGAGGAGGGGGAGGTGACCCACTACGTCATTTTCAACCCGCCGGAAGAG
It encodes the following:
- a CDS encoding ion transporter, translating into MKELFVKYLVAFSYYLESAPRYKRVKRFFNNLLNNDDYPYKKYFDLFMVFIILSSVIILVEDVHHHVAKFLEWYDLYVVTVIFIVEYLLRLWVYGDIHKIVIARYEEAEFFEKEFSLKNLFSEIFALKWEYVTSIPAIIDLIAILPSYRELRVLRVFVLFRAFKMLRYSKSLLQFFDILKNKKIELYALFLLLSFFTLIASLMIYVFEGAGQNPNLHNLFDAVYWAVVTVTTVGYGDISPVTDEGRIVAIFVILTGVGAMTFLTSIIVSAFGEKLPEIKRTRVLNQVAKTKDLNLVCGYGKIGQIVSDKLRAQGEKVLVIETDEKKVEKAELDGFRVLQADATKSDTLLKLKFCDNVKAVIAVTHNDIINVFITINARSLCKRVEIIARCSEKSVATKLKLAGANHLIMPEEIAGLLGAVYIGQPVAFDALQAILTRKKSARIDEIEIKKGSMLDGKRVGDYDFTASRLVLLAVLKPIKAGEEGEVTHYVIFNPPEETELHAHDVLVVMGYTVSIADFKERMLESVRYNKER